ACGCAACGTTCAACCCCTCCGGGGCAATACCAGGCATCAGTACCGTTAACAACGGTGGCGCCGCCAATAATGATGATGGCGCCAATGCCATTGCTTTGCAAAATGATGGCAAAATGGTGCTGGCAGGCTCAACTGATGGCACCCCATCTCCAACCTTTGGCCTATTGGTAGCACGTCTTAAAGCAGATGGTACGCTTGATGCTACTTTTGGCACTGGCGGACTAACTGTTTCTGACATTACCTCTACAGGGAATGAATTAGGAAATGTTATGACATTATACAGTACCCGCATTTATGTTGCAGGTTCCACAGGTTCACCAAAAGATAATCTTATAGTTGCTTACCAAAACGATGCAGTATCGCTGCCATTGGTATTATCACAGTTCTATGCCCAAAAGCAAACCAGCAAAGTAGTATTGCAATGGCAAACCAGCAGCGAAGAAGCTGTTAAACAATTTGTTATAGAGCGCAGCACCGATGGTAAAACCTACAAAGCCATTGGCCAGGTTGCCGCCTCAGGAACCAGCAGCCTTACCAAAAACTATTCATTTGCCGATGTGAGCCCTTATATGTCGGCCAGCAACTATTACCGGTTGAACATGCAGGATATCGATGGCTCCGTTAAATACAGCAAAATACTCATCATTAAATTTGATGGTCAGTTAACCACCAGCATGTCAGTATTCCCTAACCCAACCAGGGACTTACTGCAGGTACAACTGCCCGATGGGATGAACGGCCAGGTAGCTTTACAGGTGTTTGACCTCAACGGCCGCCTGATGAAATTCTCGAACCTGGCTTCCGATGGCAGTGCGCTTAACACCACTGTTGACGTAAGCACGCTCGTAAAAGGTATTTACATCCTGAAAGCACAAGCCGGTAATGTTACATTAACCAGCCACTTTATTAAGAAATAGACAATTGACAATAGTAATATGAATAAAAGAGCCTCCCGATGTGCAGGGAGGCTCTTTTTATATTAAATGTATTTTATTGTCTGTTGCTTATTGCATATTGGCTATTGACTAACCACCTACGCTTCCATCCTTGTACCTCACCTTCTTTTTACCCGAATTCTTCTTTTCAAACTCCACTACTTCCTTTGGTTTGGCTACCGCTTTCTTTTCTGTGGCTACCGGGGCCTTGGCTGTTTCTTCCAGTTTTCCCAGCGTGTACACTTCAGAGCGAACTACCTGGCCGGTTTCGGGATCGTAGTATTTCCAGGTACCGTGTTTAATGGCCGCGCCTTCATTTTTTATAATCACCGTGTGGTAGGTATCAAATTTATCGGGGTCTTCAACTTCTAGCGTATCATATTCTTTATCGGGGTTCAGCGCCTTCCAGCTTTGTTCCAGCCTCAGTTGGCCCATTGTAGTAAAATAACGGCAAATACTGTCCTTAAGCCCCCATTTATAGTATTCTACACCCACCAGGTCGCCCATGAGGGAATACAAACGCCACTCCCCTTCCTTACGGTCTTTTTCGTACCAGCCTTCCTCCTCATACCCGGCCTCGCCCCGTACGCCATCGAAATGGTTTTTCCAGGGGCCCCATTTACGGTTAATTTTATCAATCCGGTTCAGGGTATCGCCCGATGAGGTAAGCTTATAGCTTTTCCATTGGGCAAAGCTGTTCATAGAACTCAACAGGAACACAAATAGGATCAAACGCATTGTAACAGATTTCATAATGTAATAACCCGCAATAATAACGCCAACCCAGGCTTTTTCATTGCCGGCAGACCGATGGGCCAATGTTAAAATTAATGCGGATGCCCGCGATTGGCAGGGAGTCGGCAGATAATGCCGGCGCCCAATAAAATATCGGCTTTATGCTCTTCAGCAAGCTTATCAGGGTTCGCCACATGCGGGTCATAAAAAAGAATGCGGGTTTCTACCCTGGTAACAACGGGTTTACCTTTTACATAACCGGGCGCAAAGGCGCCCAGTTTACAGGCCACCCGGATAACTTCCCTGGCAAGAACCTCAGTTGAACCGGCATCGCACCTGGCATCAGTTACCTTACCTGCCCTGTCAATAAAAAAGTAAAGCCTGCAGAGCGTGGTTTCCACCGTGTCTTCAATGTCGCCCGGATACCGCAGTTTTTTTTGAAAAAACCTGCGTAACCCTTCATAATCAGTAGGAAATTTAAACATAACAGTATCGCCCCGGATCGTATTACACATGGAAAATCTCGCAGCTATAGTATCTGCACTGTTAGGCTGCCGCCGCAAACCTTTTTGGGTTTGACCTGCCAGCTGCTGCAACGATACAAACAGTAAAACGATAAGTATTAAACGTATTCGTCCCATATGTTTATAGATAATAAATCATCAATTTTTACATAATGGGAACGCTGCTAAGTTTACCTATTATTGGTGAGCAAGAAAAAGATACAGGAAGTCGCAATAATTATTTGTCCATCAGATACAACAGGGCTAATTCATAGCCCTTTAAACCAAGCCCGATGATGCTGCCGGCCGATTTACCTGATACGTGCGACAGTTTACGAAACTCCTCACGTGCATGTACATTGGAGATATGTACTTCCACCACCGGGGTTTTTATGCTCGCTATGGCGTCGCCGATAGCTACTGAAGTATGGGTATAACCGCCGGGGTTCATAATAATGCCATCATAGTCGAAACCAACCCGCTGTAATTCATTGATCAGCTCGCCTTCCACATTACTCTGGTAGTAATGAATATCCACCTGGGGGTACTTGTTTTTCAAAGTAACCAGGTAATCTTCAAAGGACGTGCTGCCGTAAATGCCGGGTTCGCGTTTGCCCAACAGGTTCAGGTTGGGGCCGTTGATGATAGCTATTTTCATAATCTTAAGGAGAAAAAACCACTGAACACATAATGCTGAACGCTGAACGCGAAAACCCAACAAAGAGAGCCTTGCGTCAGGCCTTCGGCGTTAAGCGTTCTGTGTAAAGGGTGGTTTTACCCACCCTTTTATATTAGTTCATATGCTCTTTAATCAAATTGATGAAGTCATCGAACAGGTAACGGCTGTCGTGCGGACCAGGCGTGCTTTCGGGGTGGTATTGAACCGAGAAAGCCGGTTGATCTTTCATTCTGATGCCTTCGATAGACTCATCGTTCAGGTTCACGTGGGTAACCTCGATATTTTTAGCCTTCTTAACAGACTCAGGATCAACACCAAAGCCATGGTTTTGCGTAGTCACTTCGCATTTACCGGTCAACAGGTTCTTAACCGGGTGGTTAAGGCCGCGGTGACCATGGTGCATTTTATAGGTATCGATGTCATTAGCCAGGGCAATCAACTGGTGGCCCAGGCAAATGCCAAAGGTGGGTACCTTTTCTTTGAGCACATCTTTTACGGTGATGATGGCGTAATCCATCGCTGCCGGGTCGCCAGGACCGTTGGAGATGAAATAACCATTGGGTGCAAAGGCTTTCAGCTCGCTGATAGGCGTTTTAGCCGGGAATACCTTTACATAGGCGCCACGCTCCACCATACAGGTAAGAATGTGTTGTTTGGTGCCAAAATCGAGCACCGCAATCTTAACCGGTGAATTGGGATCGCCAAGGGTATAAGGCTTGGTGGTGCTTACCACACTGGCCAGCTCCAGGCCGTCCATGTTAGGCGTTTTAGCCAGTTCTTTTTTCAACTCCTCAACATCGGTTATTTCTGAGGAGATGATGCAGTTCATGGCGCCTTTTGTGCGTACGTGCGTTACCAGCGCGCGGGTATCAACCCCCTCTATGCACACGATATTGTTTTTGATCAGGTATTGATCAAGTGATTCAGTAGCCTGTTTACGACTGTATTGTTCTTCCAGGTTGCGACCGATCATTCCGCGGATCTTCACACTATCCGACTCAACATCAGTGTCTTTAGTTCCATAATTACCTACGTGCACACTGTTCATAATAACAATTTGTCCGTAGTAACTGGGATCGGTAAATACTTCCTGGTAACCGGTCATCCCGGTATTAAAACAAATTTCACCAGTTGTAGTGCCTATTTTTCCAAAGGCTTTACCATAATGAATGGTGCCATCTTCCAATAACAAAACAGCGGGTTTTTGTAGCGTATTCGACATCTTACTATAAAAAAATTTTGCAAAAATAACACAATAAATCTGATTTCAGGATTTTGGGATTTAGAGATTTTTGCGATTTATAATGCTTTAAGAGTATTAACAAATCTCAACGTCACAGGTTCCCGAAAATCAGAAATTTAAATCCTATCCCGGCAGGCAAAAAAAAGTCCCGACGTTGCGGTCGGGACTTCATTATATGAACCAATTCGGTCATTTTTACTTCGCTGCTTTTTTAGCTGGTTTTTCTTCAGTTGCTTCAGCGGCAGGAGCGGCAGCAGTGTCATCAGCCTTTTTACGGGCACTTCCGCTACGACGTGTTTTCTTCGCAGCTTCTTTAACTTCGCCTTTTCCTTTTCCGTAGATTTCGTTGAAGTCTACCAGTTCAATCATAGCTGTTTCAGCATTATCACCCACGCGGATACCCAGCTTAATGACGCGGGTATAACCACCAGGACGGCCACCAACTTTCTCGGCGATTGCGCCAAACAGTTCGGTAACTGCCTCTTTGTTCTGCAGGTAGCTGAACACCACACGACGGTTGTGCGTCGTATTTTCTTTAGCCTTTGTTACCAGCGGCTCGATAAAGGTGCGCAGTGCTTTTGCTTTTGCTAATGTGGTGTTGATACGCTTGTGCTTAATCAGTTCACTAGCCAGGTTCTTCAGTAACGCCTTCCGGTGGGAGGCCGTTCTGCCCAGGTTGTTAATTTTGTCGCCGTGACGCATGACGTTTTGTTTTATCGACTGTACCGTGTCAGGAATTACAGTCTACATTATGAATGTGATAATGCGATAATTAGATAATATGATAATTCAAAAACGTGGATTTCGAAGGCCGCGTAAGCATTATCAAATTAGCTAATTATCACATTAGCTAATTAACTAAAGTTCTTCTTTATCCAGACCTAACTTACTGAGATCCATACCGAAGTGCAAACCTCTTTCAGCCAGCACCTGCTCAATTTCAGCCAATGACTTCTGACCGAAGTTTCTGAACTTCATCAGGTCTTCCTGCTCGTATTGAACCAGCTCGCTCAAGCTGTTGATCTTTGCAGCTTTCAAACAGTTGAAAGCGCGTACAGACAGATCGAGGTCTTCGAGTGGGGTTTTGAGTATTTTGCGCAGTTGCAGCATTTGCTCATCCACCACATCCTCTTTCTTATCTTCTTTGTTATCGAAAGTGATGTTCTCGTCGGTGATGATCATCAGGTGCTGGATCAGGATCCGGCTGGCTTGTTTCACCGCTTCTTCAGGGTGAATGGTACCATCGGTAGAAACATCCATGATCAGCTTTTCGTAGTCAGTACGCTGTTCAACACGGGTGTTTTCGATAGCATACTTTACGTTTTTGATCGGGGTGAAGATGGCATCAGTTGGGATGTAACCAAATGGTGCATCTTTCACTTTATTATCTTCAGCAGGAACATATCCGCGACCTTTTGAAACGGTCAGTTCAATATCCAGCTTAGCTGAAGAATCCAGAATACAGATCAACAGATCGGGGTTCATGATCTCGAAGTTTTGAGTAGCTTCTCCGATCATTCCGGCTGTGAATTCTGATTTATTCTTAATGCTCAGGGTGATTTTCTCCTGGCTCACTTCATGATCTACCTTCTTCTTGAACCGAACCTGTTTCAGGTTCAGGATGATCTCCAGCACATCTTCAGTAATACCCTTGATGGTAGCAAACTCGTGGTCTACACCTTCAATACGAATACCTACGATAGCAAACCCTTCCAATGAACTCAACAATACTCTGCGCAAAGCATTACCAATGGTTACACCGTAACCAGGCTCTAACGGACGAAACTCAAACTGAGCTTCAAATTCCGTTGCTTTTTGTAAAACTATTTTGTCAGGTTTCTGGAAATTTAAAATTGCCATATTTTAAAATTCTGTTTTTTACGTTAGTCGAACTGTGAATGTGAGTGATTAGGGTAAGCGTTTCACCGATACGGATCAGCCTTCACGATTACTTGCTATACAACTCAACAATCAACTGCTCCTTAATGTTCTCGGGAACGCTTTCACGCTCTGGATAAGCCACGAAAGTACCGCTCATCTCAGCTTCGTTCCAGTCGAGCCAGCTGAACTTCGCGTTTTTACCGCGGAATACGCTGGTAATTGCAGTGTTTCCTTTATCTTTTTCTTTAACACCGATGATATCACCAGGTTGCAATTGATAAGAAGGAATGTTCACTACTGCACCGTTAACGGTAATGTGTTTGTGAGATACCAGCTGACGGGCGCCGGGACGTGAAGGAGACATACCCAGGCGATAAACGGCGTTATCCAAACGGGCTTCCAGCAATTTGATGAGGTTTTCACCGGTAACACCTTTAATACGAGCAGCCTCTTCAAAGGTTTTGCGGAACTGTTTTTCCAGTACGCCGTAAGTATATTTAGCTTTTTGCTTTTCTTTCAACTGTAATGCATACTCTCCTGGAGCTTTACGTTTTTTAGAAGGACCATGCTGACCGGGAGGGTTGCTGTTCTTTGACAGATATTTACCATTGCCTAAGATAGGCTCGCCGAAAATACGGCAGATTCTTGTTTTTGGACCAGTGTAACGTGCCATGTTGTTATTATAGTTAGATTTTTTGGTGACGATACACGATCCTAAAAATCTTAAAAATCAATCGTGTATCCTATTTAAATATATAAATAAATTTAGTGACCTGGAGTTCCAAATCACTAAATCATAAAATATTACTATACTCTTCTTTTCTTGGGAGGACGGCAACCATTGTGAGGCAGCGGAGTGCAATCTTTGATCATTGCGATCTCAATACCGTTCTGAGACAAAGAGCGGATAGAGCTCTCGCGACCGGCGCCGGGTCCTTTTACATATACATCAACTTTTTTCACGCCTGCATCGAATGCAGTTTTCGCAGCGTCAGCAGCGGCCATCTGGGCAGCATAAGGAGTGTTCTTTTTAGAACCCTTGAAACCCATTTTACCGGCACTGCTCCAGGAAATAACCTGGCCGTTCTTGTTGGTAATGCTGATGATAATGTTGTTGAAGCTTGCAGAAATGTGAACATCACCATAGGTGTCCACCTTCACAATTCTTTTCTTCGCAGCGGCTTTTGCGCTGGGCTGTTGTGCTTTTGCCATGATTGTTGTTAGGTAATCTTAAAGTTTAAAAATAATCCCGTTTAAGCGGGAGCCAGATCAATACTCCGCCTGCACCTGCATCTGTTACTGACCTGTTTATTGGTGCAATATTTAAAAACGCCTCAAGCCACAAGCTTCAGGCTACAAGCAATACAAATACATTTTGCATTTTGCCTGAAGCTTGCAGCTCGCAGCTTGTAGCTATTCTTATTTCTTAGGTGCTTTCTTTTTACCGGCAACAGTTTTCCGTTTTCCTTTACGGGTACGGCTGTTGGTACGTGTACGTTGGCCACGAACAGGTAAACCTTTACGATGGCGTAAACCACGGTAGCAAGCGATATCAAGCAAACGCTTAATACTCATTTGCACTTCAGAACGCAATTGACCTTCTACTTTCAGTTCGTTGGTAATAATGTTACGGATTGCATTCAGTTCGTCATCATTCCATTGATGAACTTTCTTATCCAGTGGAATTCCTGCTTTGGTCAGGATATACTGGGAAGTTGCACGACCGATTCCAAAAATATAGGTAAGACCTATTTCGCCTCTCTTATTCTTGGGTAAATCTACACCGGCAATACGAGCCATATCTTTCTTTTATTATTTAATTTTATTAATGAAGCAAATCACAATGTTATTGGTTAAGATTAACCTTGTCTTTGCTTGTAGCGCGGATTCTTTTTGTTTATCACATATAACCGGCCTTTTCTACGCACAATTTTACAATCGGCGCTACGCTTTTTTATTGATGCACGAACTTTCATAACGTTTATTTATTTATAGTGCTTTACAACTATTTATAACGGAATATGATCCTTCCTCTCGTTAAATCATAAGGGCTCATTTCCACTCCCACTTTATCACCAGGTAAAATCCTGATGTAGTTCATCCGCATTTTGCCGGAAATGGTTGCCAGTATCTCATGCCCATTCTCAAGTTTTACCTTAAACATAGCGTTCGATAAAGCTTCTATAATAACTCCATCCTGTTTAATCAGCGGTTGTTTACCCATATAATTTTAAGGAGCGCAAAGATATGATTATCGCACTAAAAAAGAAAAAAATAAGAAAAAATTAAAAATATTTGCCTGTTTTCCCTTTAATTCCCGGCAAATGTAGCCAAAAAAATACAAGGAGCGTCGACAATCCCAGGCTGTACAACAACCTGTTTCAACACTCCTTGTACGTATTTAAACAGTTGACTATAAGCAACTTAATAAACTACAACCGGCATTAGTTCCACCTTCGTCATCTGGTAATAATGGTTTTGCAGCTCATGTACCCCAATCGGGTGGGTCAGGTACCGGTGATCTTCCCGCCACCAGATTTCCAGGTTCGAAAAGTTGCCATTTTGCGGTAAAAGCACCCTGAACGAGTCTTTCATGTACTTGGCGCTTCCATCCCCGTTCTCGTGTTTTGTAAAACCAAGCTTCCGCATTTGCTCATCATTCAGGGGTATCGGGTACAGTTCCTGCGGTTCATACCAAAACTCACTTCCGGCTGCTTCCACCAGGGCTTTTCCTTCCGGACGGTCAACATCCTTTACCATTCCCTCTCTTTGCTGGCCTTCATATTCGGCCACAACAATATCTCCGAATCTAACTTCTGAAATTTTGATCATATGACAGCATTTTTAGTTGATTTCTAATTTACAAAACGCTGGCCACATAACCATATTAAGTTTCAAGTGAAGCTGTTTAGGTTTTAAGGTTGCAAATTCAGAGTTCAAAGTTCCTTGGAACCTGAAACCTGGAACCTGAAACTGGTTTATTCAATCAAAAAAGCTTCTTCCATTTCCTTTGCCGGTTGTGGGGCAATTGCCTGTTTCCCAAACTTATGCCCCACCTGTTTATTTATGAAATACATCATTATCATACACCCCGTCATGCTTGCCATCACAATGATTCCCAAGGTACTGTAATGCTGCAGTTTGCCGCCAGGCCCTTCCGAGATCACCATGCCGGCCAATGCTGCGGCCAAACCGCCGGATAACTGCTGAACCGATGAGTTGATGCTCATAAAGGCACCCCGGTCATTTGGTTGCGGTATGGCGCTTATCAGGGCTGTAGAGGAAACCATCCGGGCCATAATGCCCGCAAACATCATCACATTGATCGCAATTACCGTAGCCAGTGGGGTTACACCCAGGTTGGTATAAATAGCAACCACGATCATCGTCAACACGGTTCCCGTTACAAAAACCTTGTATTTGCCCACTTTATCGCTCAGGAAACCGGCGAGTGGCCCAAAAACAAAGGAGAATAATCCCGAAACCCCATAAAGCACAGGCAGATCTTCCTGCGTAAGGCCCAGGTTATGTATACTAAAGGCGCTGCCAAAGGGCATCAGCATAAAGCCGCCCGTAGCCAGCAAGGTAGTGGTCAAAAATGCTAACAGATAGTTTGGGTTGGCAACGGTCTTCCCCAGATGTTCAAACGGATTGCGGTCGTGCTGCAACTTGAGGTGAGCAGTAACCGGTTTCATATACAGGGCAATGATGATACCTGGTATCAGGCCAACGCCTGCAATCATCCAGAAAGGCGCATGCCAGCCGAAATGGTTGGCCAGCACCAGACCGATAGGCAGGCCCAGCACCTGGCTTACACCAAAAGCCATTTGCACAAAACCCATCACCCGTCCCCTGCGCTCAATGGTGAACAGATCGGTTATGATAGCCATACCTACAGAACCGATCACCCCGCCAAACAACCCCGTCACAATCCGGGCAGCCAGCAGAAAATGGTACGTGTTGGCTATGGCGCATAATGCGGTACCAATTAAAAAGCCTATATAAAAGAAAATAAGCAACTTCTTCCGGTCGAATTTATCGGCAAAACCTGCGGCCAGCATACCGGAAACGCAGGCGCTGAATGCATATACAGATACCGCCCAGCCGAACTGCGATGGGCTGATTTTCAATTGAGGCATTAACATGGCGCCAAGCGGCGACATTACCATAAAGTCAAGGATAACAGTAAATTGTAAAAAGGCTAGGATGGCTATCACAAACACCTCGTATCCTGTAAAGGAGGGTTTGGGTGCTTTGGTTGGTTTGGTTGAATTCATTTGATTCGGTTTGAAATAATTAATTAATCAGGCAGTTCTTCACATAAATACCCTGCATTGGTTAGTACGCGAATGATGTCGCCCGGTAATAACCATGACGTTTCAATTCGCAAAACATTGTCAATATCATGCTCGTCTACATTCCATCGCAGTATGCCAGGTGTATCGCCCATTAGAGGAGATATGCGATGAACGTCTTTTGCCGACACCAGATTGGTTTTAAAAACCAATACCCGCAGGTCTCTTTTGATGTAAGTGGGAAGTTTAATGTTATTCATAAAAATGAACATTCATTTACTTAATTGGACAAAAAAATACTAAGGTTTGAGCGCCTTCAACACCAATTTCAGGGTCATGTCTACCATTTCGGTGCTGATGGTAAACTCGTCATTGGCGTGACTCCTGCCCTGGCTATGGAATTTTATCAACTGGTAAAGGGGAGCAAAAGCAACAGCCCAGTACACTTCAAAAGGCAGTGGCACCAGTTCGCCCCGGTTGATGGCATTCATCACAAACGCCCCCAATACATCCCCGAATTTTTGCCGTATCACCTGCCTGATGGTTTCATATAATGGACTGTACCGGATCTGCTCCACAAACTCAATCTCCTGCATATTCTCCATGTAGAACTTCAGCCGGTTTTTCCATTGGATCTCCATGCCATCGGCAAATGACATCTTGGGATGTATGCCCTGTAAACTACTTTCCATTAACCGGAGGCTGATCTCAGTCGCGATCTGGTTTATCAGGTCATCCCGGTCTTTATAATAGATGTACAGGGTGGCAGGCGACACGCCGGCGGCCTTGGCCAGCTTTTGCATGCTGAAACCGTCAAGACCCTCCTTTACGACCATTTCAATGGCCTGTTTACGGATACTATTCTCTTTATTGGTATCTCTTGTGCGCATCGGGAGCAAAGATAAATGAATATTCATTCATTTTACAGCATTTTCACCGAATTTTCACCGGTTCAAAGTTTTTTGGGGTCTAAGTTATTGAGTTCTTAAGTTTTAGTGCTGCACCCGGGAACGTGATCGTTGTCATTCTAACTGAAACCACCCTGTTTTCAGTTAGAAACAGACCGCCCCCAACTGAAATCGACCCGTTTTCAGTTTAAAATAATACGCCACCAACTGAAAACACCCTGTTTTCAGTTAGAAACAGATCGCCCCCAACTGAAATCGACCCGTTTTCAGTTTAAAACAATATCCTTCCAACTGAAAACACCCTGTTTTCAGTTGAAAACAATGCTGCGCAAAGTATTTTCGACCGTTTGTAAACAGAATTGAACGGCGCTGGGTATTTTTTACCTTTTGTAAACAGAAACGATATCCTGGAAATTATTTTTCCTGATTTATATACAGAACCAATACCGCGCTGAATACTTTTTACCAGTTATAAACGGGAATGATACCACGCCAGCAATCTTTACCCACTTTTAAACAGCAATTATCTTTTTTACACGCAGCATGAACCCTATCCCAACTAAAAACCAAAAACACAGCACTCAAAACAGTAACCAGATTAATTTTTTGTCCGTGACTTTTAATGCCTTTAACATATTTTTTAGAGCGGGTAAGTTGCAGTACCTTTGCATTCAGATACATCATGCAACGAAAACAATTTAGCCGTTGTCGTAGTGCAGTTAGCCATGAACACAAATATTATGAAAAAAACAATTTTGTTTACCTCGCTGGTCCTGCTGCTGTTTGCAGCATGCCGCAAAGCCAACAACCCAACTGTTTATGACCTGGGGGTAGACGTGCAAGGTACTTTCGACAGGGATAATGTGCAGGTTGTGATAGATAATCAACCTTTACTGAACACACAGGTAACTACCAACGAACTGTTAGGATTCGCCACTAGTATTTCTACCGCCAATACCGAAGGTAAACATACCATTAAAGTGGTAGTAAATGATAGTGTGGTAAAAACTGAAAGCTTTACCCAAAGCGGCGAATTGTACGTAGGTATTAATTATAACAAAACAGCCGGCGATATCTCCTTTAAGTTTTCTCCGCACCGGTTTATTTATGATTAATTGAAAGGGCCATCACTAAAATATTTTCTCCCCGACAGTACCGTCGGGGAGATTTTTTTTGCCCCTATGAACGTTTTTTATAATTGATCACCGCCCAGGTATTCAGCACTGCTGCAAAACCCAGCACGGTAAAAATATGCGGGCTGATGTCTTTAAACCCACTCCCCTTCAGCACCACCATCCGCATTACATCAATAAAATAAGTAACGGGGTTGAACTTTGTAATAACCTGCGCCCAGGCCGGCATACTATCTATAGAAGTATAGAGACCACTTAATAAAATAAACACCATCATTAAAAAGAACGACAACAGCATGGCCTGTTGCTGATTGCTGGTGTAAGTAGATAACAGCAATCCCAGTCCCAGTACGGCCAACAGGTATACTGCCGCAAACACATAGATCACCACAAAACTGCCCAGTGGCATAATGCCATAGGCCACCCGCGCAATGGTTAACCCAATGGTCAGGATTAGCAAACCCAGGATCCAGAACGGGATCAGTTTACCTAAGATGAAATGGTATTTTTTGACCGGGGTTACATTGATCTGTTCTATGGTTCCTATCTCCTTCTCCCGTACAATGTTAAGCGATGCCAGGAACGAACCCACCATGGTTACCAGCACAACCAATATCCCCGGCACCATAAAATACTTGTAGTTCATGGATGGGTTGAACCAGTTGCTGCTGGTAACATCCAGCTGTAACTCCTGGCTGAACCGCGGCAGTTGCACCCACTTTAACCGTACCTCGTGGTTATAATCCTGGATGATACTTCGCAGATAGGCGCCGCCCAGGTTGGCCTTTACCCCATTAATGGCATTGATGGCCATAAACAGGGTAGATTCATTTTCTTTTATCAGCTTCTTTTCAAAATCAGCCGGGATCTCCAGCACCAGGTCCGATTGGTCGTGTTCCACCTGTTGCAGGGCGTTGTGGT
The Niastella koreensis GR20-10 genome window above contains:
- the aroQ gene encoding type II 3-dehydroquinate dehydratase; its protein translation is MKIAIINGPNLNLLGKREPGIYGSTSFEDYLVTLKNKYPQVDIHYYQSNVEGELINELQRVGFDYDGIIMNPGGYTHTSVAIGDAIASIKTPVVEVHISNVHAREEFRKLSHVSGKSAGSIIGLGLKGYELALLYLMDK
- the carA gene encoding glutamine-hydrolyzing carbamoyl-phosphate synthase small subunit translates to MSNTLQKPAVLLLEDGTIHYGKAFGKIGTTTGEICFNTGMTGYQEVFTDPSYYGQIVIMNSVHVGNYGTKDTDVESDSVKIRGMIGRNLEEQYSRKQATESLDQYLIKNNIVCIEGVDTRALVTHVRTKGAMNCIISSEITDVEELKKELAKTPNMDGLELASVVSTTKPYTLGDPNSPVKIAVLDFGTKQHILTCMVERGAYVKVFPAKTPISELKAFAPNGYFISNGPGDPAAMDYAIITVKDVLKEKVPTFGICLGHQLIALANDIDTYKMHHGHRGLNHPVKNLLTGKCEVTTQNHGFGVDPESVKKAKNIEVTHVNLNDESIEGIRMKDQPAFSVQYHPESTPGPHDSRYLFDDFINLIKEHMN
- the rplQ gene encoding 50S ribosomal protein L17 encodes the protein MRHGDKINNLGRTASHRKALLKNLASELIKHKRINTTLAKAKALRTFIEPLVTKAKENTTHNRRVVFSYLQNKEAVTELFGAIAEKVGGRPGGYTRVIKLGIRVGDNAETAMIELVDFNEIYGKGKGEVKEAAKKTRRSGSARKKADDTAAAPAAEATEEKPAKKAAK
- a CDS encoding DNA-directed RNA polymerase subunit alpha encodes the protein MAILNFQKPDKIVLQKATEFEAQFEFRPLEPGYGVTIGNALRRVLLSSLEGFAIVGIRIEGVDHEFATIKGITEDVLEIILNLKQVRFKKKVDHEVSQEKITLSIKNKSEFTAGMIGEATQNFEIMNPDLLICILDSSAKLDIELTVSKGRGYVPAEDNKVKDAPFGYIPTDAIFTPIKNVKYAIENTRVEQRTDYEKLIMDVSTDGTIHPEEAVKQASRILIQHLMIITDENITFDNKEDKKEDVVDEQMLQLRKILKTPLEDLDLSVRAFNCLKAAKINSLSELVQYEQEDLMKFRNFGQKSLAEIEQVLAERGLHFGMDLSKLGLDKEEL
- the rpsD gene encoding 30S ribosomal protein S4, which gives rise to MARYTGPKTRICRIFGEPILGNGKYLSKNSNPPGQHGPSKKRKAPGEYALQLKEKQKAKYTYGVLEKQFRKTFEEAARIKGVTGENLIKLLEARLDNAVYRLGMSPSRPGARQLVSHKHITVNGAVVNIPSYQLQPGDIIGVKEKDKGNTAITSVFRGKNAKFSWLDWNEAEMSGTFVAYPERESVPENIKEQLIVELYSK
- the rpsK gene encoding 30S ribosomal protein S11; protein product: MAKAQQPSAKAAAKKRIVKVDTYGDVHISASFNNIIISITNKNGQVISWSSAGKMGFKGSKKNTPYAAQMAAADAAKTAFDAGVKKVDVYVKGPGAGRESSIRSLSQNGIEIAMIKDCTPLPHNGCRPPKKRRV
- the rpsM gene encoding 30S ribosomal protein S13, whose amino-acid sequence is MARIAGVDLPKNKRGEIGLTYIFGIGRATSQYILTKAGIPLDKKVHQWNDDELNAIRNIITNELKVEGQLRSEVQMSIKRLLDIACYRGLRHRKGLPVRGQRTRTNSRTRKGKRKTVAGKKKAPKK
- the ykgO gene encoding type B 50S ribosomal protein L36, which translates into the protein MKVRASIKKRSADCKIVRRKGRLYVINKKNPRYKQRQG
- the infA gene encoding translation initiation factor IF-1 produces the protein MGKQPLIKQDGVIIEALSNAMFKVKLENGHEILATISGKMRMNYIRILPGDKVGVEMSPYDLTRGRIIFRYK
- a CDS encoding MFS transporter, which produces MNSTKPTKAPKPSFTGYEVFVIAILAFLQFTVILDFMVMSPLGAMLMPQLKISPSQFGWAVSVYAFSACVSGMLAAGFADKFDRKKLLIFFYIGFLIGTALCAIANTYHFLLAARIVTGLFGGVIGSVGMAIITDLFTIERRGRVMGFVQMAFGVSQVLGLPIGLVLANHFGWHAPFWMIAGVGLIPGIIIALYMKPVTAHLKLQHDRNPFEHLGKTVANPNYLLAFLTTTLLATGGFMLMPFGSAFSIHNLGLTQEDLPVLYGVSGLFSFVFGPLAGFLSDKVGKYKVFVTGTVLTMIVVAIYTNLGVTPLATVIAINVMMFAGIMARMVSSTALISAIPQPNDRGAFMSINSSVQQLSGGLAAALAGMVISEGPGGKLQHYSTLGIIVMASMTGCMIMMYFINKQVGHKFGKQAIAPQPAKEMEEAFLIE